One Purpureocillium takamizusanense chromosome 1, complete sequence genomic window carries:
- a CDS encoding uncharacterized protein (EggNog:ENOG503P4A4), with the protein MGFKDLFKSRGKQKSASDSGSSKESPFLEPALAPGTYGQFPQTFDFYFLGRSPDKKTDAFLLAERDGQQGPLRPLNAITVHKGMVKLQDVLHAGPTRDTQPIGLAGTEKLFRSASVIALPPHAGAAAGNQIVQLVDNGGIKFEKWAFSVPVGGAAEAELFEWRSDNLVRPEKDRPFERRLVRVSTSADGHEDVVMRWADDPAPERESRLGTVRFEGAGVTGQLGPYCTLAAVMALLRIVQVKSEAQVAADGMLQAAGKLAGLGLGFA; encoded by the coding sequence atgggctTCAAGGACCTCTTCAAGTCCAGAGGCAAGCAGAAGTCGGCTTCGGATTCGGGCTCCTCAAAGGAGAGCCCTTTCTTGGAGCCAGCTCTAGCGCCAGGCACCTACGGCCAGTTCCCCCAAACTTTCGACTTCTACTTCCTCGGGCGCTCGCCTGACAAGAAGACGGACGCGTTCCTTCTCGCCGAGCGGGATGGGCAGCAAGGCCCGCTGCGTCCACTCAATGCTATCACCGTACACAAGGGTATGGTTAAGTTGCAAGATGTGCTGCACGCCGGTCCTACGCGCGACACGCAACCCATCGGACTCGCCGGCACCGAAAAGCTATTTCGATCCGCGTCTGTCatcgccctgccgccgcacgcaggagccgccgcgggcaaTCAAatcgtccagctcgtcgacaatgGGGGCATCAAGTTTGAGAAATGGGCCTTCAGCGTTCCAGTTGGTGGTGCGGCTGAGGCCGAGCTCTTTGAATGGCGTAGCGACAACCTGGTGCGCCCGGAAAAGGACAGGCCATTTGAGCGTCGCCTGGTCCGCGTCAGCACCAGCGCGGACGGCCATGAGGACGTGGTAATGCGATGGGCAGACGAcccggcgccggagcgggAGAGCAGGCTGGGCACAGTGCGGTTTGAGGGTGCGGGAGTGACTGGCCAACTGGGACCGTACTGCACGCTGGCGGCAGTaatggcgctgctgcgaaTTGTGCAGGTCAAGTCGGAGGCGCAAGTCGCGGCTGATGGCATGCtccaggcggcgggcaaaCTGGCTGGGCTTGGATTGGGGTTTGCTTGA
- a CDS encoding uncharacterized protein (EggNog:ENOG503PAC6~COG:E): MTLSQHVARFRKRRACAQPLPTDVAPYTSSTFFKAKESGVKNKARRWNHRFSIESARHESSPLKSASRSKQTKLISLGTARPTPEYYPWTSIHLESLDVPLNGTSAAGQSAMSCTKGEAAYDFSVAMNYGYSAGSPQLLRFVTEHVEMIHNPPYDDWETCLTCGTTSALEIAFRMFCNSGDTVLVEQSTYPGTIAAMRGQGLGTLGIKMDAFGLVPSDLEQKLGAWDCAAGPKPFVLYMIPTGQNPTGTTQSAARRRQIYHIAEKHDLYIIEDDPYYFLQMGSDCSESRGIPQLDDYMAQLPPSYLSLDVSGRVLRMDTASKILAPGLRCGWVTGSSQVVDKFIAYSETSVLSPSGPSQVMMHKLLDQSTTVSSRGWPPCRGNIAQGGTRRSERLRDFSSPRGRAAGTCPSRECSCGWWSTSGQIARSFIARGPNRTIWNAV; the protein is encoded by the coding sequence ATGACACTGTCTCAACACGTTGCCCGATTTCGGAAGAGACGGGCTTGTGCCCAACCTCTGCCTACAGACGTAGCGCCGTACACGTCCTCAACCTTcttcaaggccaaggagtCCGGGGTCAAGAATAAGGCACGGAGATGGAATCACCGCTTCAGTATCGAGAGCGCCCGTCACGAATCGTCGCCTCTGAAGTCCGCCTCCAGGAGCAAGCAGACGAAGCTCATCAGCCTCGGGACTGCCCGTCCAACACCCGAGTACTACCCATGGACATCGATTCACCTGGAAAGCCTCGACGTGCCCCTGAACGGTACATCAGCGGCTGGTCAATCAGCCATGTCTTGCACCAAGGGAGAAGCCGCGTACGATTTCTCCGTGGCCATGAACTACGGCTACTCTGCAGGCTCTCCGCAGCTGCTGAGATTCGTCACCGAGCACGTGGAGATGATACATAACCCGCCCTATGACGACTGGGAAACCTGCCTCACCTGCGGCACCACTTCCGCACTAGAAATCGCCTTTCGGATGTTCTGCAACAGCGGCGACACAGTCCTCGTGGAGCAGAGCACGTATCCCGGCACAATTGCGGCCATGCGGGGTCAGGGACTCGGGACTCTCGGCATAAAGATGGACGCCTTTGGCCTCGTGCCGAGCGATCTCGAACAGAAGCTCGGGGCCTGGGATTGCGCCGCGGGGCCCAAGCCGTTTGTCCTCTACATGATTCCTACCGGCCAAAACCCGACCGGCACGACGCAAAGCGCAGCTCGAAGGAGACAAATCTATCACATTGCTGAAAAGCATGATCTGTACATCATCGAGGATGACCCCTACTACTTTCTTCAAATGGGCAGTGATTGCTCCGAGTCGCGAGGGATACCGCAGCTAGACGACTACATGGCACAGCTGCCACCATCCTATCTATCGCTGGACGTGAGCGGCCGCGTGCTCCGCATGGACACCGCTTCCAAGATCCTCGCCCCGGGCCTCCGGTGCGGCTGGGTCACCGGCTCCTCGCAAGTCGTGGACAAGTTCATCGCCTACTCGGAGACCAGCGTCCTGTCGCCCAGCGGGCCGTCGCAGGTCATGATGCACAAGCTCCTGGACCAGTCCACGACGGTTTCGTCGCGTGGCTGGCCTCCCTGTCGCGGAAATATCGCACAAggcgggacgcggcgctcgGAGCGCTTGAGAGATTTCTCCTCCCCGCGGGGGCGTGCAGCTGGGACGTGCCCGAGTCGGGAATGTTCctgtgggtggtggtcgaCCTCGGGGCAAATAGCCCGCAGTTTCATCGCGCGAGGACCAAATCGGACCATCTGGAACGCTGTTTAG
- a CDS encoding uncharacterized protein (EggNog:ENOG503PFFT) translates to MVSFFGIRLGGDKKKTQKNLVKQPPQKWNRIDQNTLGQGQYFGPNQAASRPQFPNALSRPGTSQSTATTPSNWRAVFSNPAMSSSMTDLAPPSMGALRHNASESNLRTNFAGGSTTSLALPASLGGTGARPGTPSRPTTSKAEWVNPLHVHFCKSTSDSRPGTPATAGAPPKSPLSQFEFDWKPAPVPTEPSIELVPGVQQAEHQPTAERHGYPSPPGSDRDSDGVFSPANSKPTSAALKLQPSTNSRSKGPSALRKVDQVTTSLPSPTPSSPLAGGDDKPDTPLIRNVPARRDTLAFHQPRRLSVKMEFDDERQEKARKTQHIEGFRGNFADFDFGANVKPPSSDMSTAVSTDTSWGERPSFSTESTRPRERVQSPSITDSHSQRSVRSPESPMSRPSVSTSASAMSSHNGRPESPIVKAPAGMPREMPRRIGPPPAAAGAHRGSANAFGWTSPPRGFNSRFDAAKQTRAPPPRPLFATHNLASHDDASTNVRSPYGPPPDQNNYVRNDMEPPRRPRSRPPSSPFSRPPMVGDFPKSNGLPRGRQPERPRSSVDDNDNGDDSSVYDDDPAWPEFDPASPRYSAMPAPLATPRSDPTRSPAFPPRLPSPVFPSFENSISTSGDDLARSFELHFDAPPSGGFIPSVEQRPGSRTGDASPKRVEAKKAPPRPAVMTLPSSSSGKDLGAMRSPVEPRFQGAFI, encoded by the exons ATGGTCTCCTTCTTCGGCATCAGGCTTGGTGGGGACAAGAAAAAAACCCA AAAGAACCTGGTTAAACAGCCGCCGCAGAAATGGAATCGCATTGATCAGAATACCCTGGGCCAGGGCCAGTACTTCGGCCCGAACCAAGCTGCTTCCCGGCCGCAGTTCCCGAATGCCTTGAGTCGACCGGGAACATCTCAGTCTACGGCCACGACACCGTCAAACTGGCGCGCCGTCTTCAGCAACCccgccatgtcctcgtccatgacggACCTGGCCCCTCCTTCTATGGGCGCGCTGCGACATAACGCGTCCGAATCGAACCTGAGGACCAACtttgccggcggcagcaccacaAGCTTggcgctgcccgcctcgtTGGGAGGAACCGGCGCGAGGCCCGGAACGCCAAGTCGTCCAACGACGAGCAAGGCCGAATGGGTGAACCCTCTCCACGTTCACTTCTGCAAGAGCACCTCAGATTCACGCCCTGGGACACCAGCCACCGCAGGGGCACCCCCCAAAAGCCCTCTAAGTCAATTCGAGTTCGACTGGAAACCAGCGCCTGTCCCAACTGAGCCCTCCATCGAGCTCGTGCCGGGAGTCCAGCAGGCTGAGCATCAGCCTACGGCTGAGCGACATGGCTACCCGTCACCTCCAGGATCAGACAGGGACTCTGACGGAGTTTTCTCCCCCGCCAATTCAAAACCGACCTCCGCGGCACTGAAATTGCAACCATCGACGAACAGCCGAAGCAAAGGTCCCAGCGCCTTGCGCAAAGTGGACCAAGTCACCACCTCGCTCCCCAGTCCCACGCCTTCGTCTCCCCTTGCAGGCGGCGATGACAAGCCGGATACACCCCTCATCCGTAACGTGCCCGCCAGACGCGACACGCTCGCTTTTCATCAGCCTCGAAGACTGAGTGTCAAGATGGAGTTTGACGACGAGAGACAGGAGAAGGCACGCAAAACACAGCACATTGAGGGGTTTCGAGGAAATTTTGCCGACTTTGATTTCGGCGCGAATGTGAAGCCTCCCAGTTCGGACATGTCCACAGCAGTCAGTACGGACACGAGCTGGGGTGAGAGACCCAGCTTTTCGACCGAGAGTACGCGCCCTCGGGAGAGGGTGCAATCTCCCAGCATTACTGACTCGCATTCTCAACGCTCAGTACGGTCCCCTGAGAGCCCGATGAGCCGGCCTTCGGTTTCAACCTCAGCATCGGCCATGTCATCGCACAATGGACGACCTGAGTCCCCCATCGTAAAGGCGCCGGCAGGAATGCCGCGTGAGATGCCACGGCGAATAGGACCTccaccggcggccgctggtGCTCATCGAGGTTCTGCGAATGCCTTCGGATGGACGAGCCCGCCTCGGGGGTTCAACTCACGCTTTGACGCGGCCAAGCAGACgcgcgcccctcctccccggcccTTGTTTGCAACGCACAACCTGGCTTCGCATGACGACGCATCCACGAATGTGCGCAGTCCGTACGGGCCCCCTCCCGACCAGAACAACTATGTACGAAATGATATGGAAccccctcgccggccgcgatcTCGGCCACCGTCGAGTCCCTTCTCTCGCCCTCCGATGGTCGGAGATTTTCCCAAGTCGAATGGCCTGCCGCGGGGGCGCCAGCCGGAGAGGCCTCGGAGCTCGGTCGACGACAATGACAACGGAGATGACTCGAGCGTATACGACGATGACCCTGCATGGCCGGAGTTTGATCCCGCATCGCCTCGCTATTCAGcaatgccggcgccgctcgccacCCCGCGGAGCGATCCCACTCGATCGCCAGCCTTCCCGCCACGATTGCCCAGTCCGGTGTTCCCGTCCTTTGAAAACTCCATTTCCACCTCTGGCGACGATTTGGCCCGAAGCTTTGAGCTTCACTTTGATGCGCCACCAAGCGGGGGATTCATTCCTTCTGTAGAGCAGCGGCCGGGATCGAGGACAGGCGATGCCAGCCCCAAGCGGGTTGAGGCAAAGAAggcgccaccgcggccggccgtcaTGACGCTcccttcctcgtcgtcgggcaagGATCTCGGCGCCATGAGATCGCCAGTCGAGCCGCGTTTCCAAGGCGCATTCATATAG
- a CDS encoding uncharacterized protein (EggNog:ENOG503P152): protein MTSRQPACEPCRRSKLACDHARPSCSRCRRQKKGSECVYRASPFRRKQHSVVLSPCRTRSSRRVVDEPSISPQGGSPSGEPAPPLVRQNSRSYPNPGFLGQSSHVSIFSQIFSDQDQDGGGSNTATNSHALSSRPSPPPSMSLDEHPLARQGADILRQLLEEYELRAMESLVLFWRAGGVNLALAEPLVELCASHANYTSLSTLQGHGWHLALALRLLENTYRPLESDENSTMADFSSQFLRTRTRWETLGIFLSAVLRATMDIPCFPSLYTTESAKRGFRNVLMRLITCALDICLSLDCLNDIQLIFQYENFIIHSFMNGDQSYHLWRRLGDVISTTFAIGYHESVESRPHTPPFLVELRKTAFARIYSADKNISLFLGRPLRMSKRFCQFQIPDTPPRGPDGTSAVHEWNEDSAMSYRAETRWSALCASIKEEIMELLFDRSRVDSLAKVNALQAVADTQWAALPASFRAWDAEGHKAAESPFARDFMISVRLNHLHICFLLRRVLLSRVTEPDGSILAVAQEMLRLVVGAILLRDELANSGTTLGWKIAHYGLPAAGMILVAALAAQPAVPECFQESYPRIVQDLSVLGAELERGTIVKPQDPNYALLSKATQAIHKFLDFIHGSSSSSASTGSNGRRELHAALAQVPGPGPVEDVSWFPPQLGQDLWDSEIGFWQGLVEHPSLLNQYLASPG, encoded by the exons atgacgtcTAGGCAACCTGCCTGCGAGCCATGTAGAAGGTCGAAGCTTGCGTGCGATCATGCCCGCCCCTCATGCTCCCGGTGCAGGCGGCAGAAGAAGGGCAGCGAATGCGTATACAGGGCCTCGCCGTTTCGGCGGAAGCAGCATTCGGTTGTCCTATCCCCATGTCGGACGCGATCTTCTCG ccgtgtcgtcgacgagccgtcCATCTCGCCGCAGGGCGGAAGCCCATCAGGggagcccgcgccgccgttaGTCCGTCAAAACAGCCGCTCCTATCCGAATCCCGGGTTCCTGGGACAGTCAAGTCACGTCTCCATCTTCAGCCAGATATTCTCGGACCAGGACCAGGATGGTGGCGGTTCCAATACGGCGACGAACAGCCATgcgctgtcgtcgaggccttcCCCACCACCGTCCATGTCCCTGGACGAGCATCCCCTGGCCAGGCAGGGAGCCGACATACTCAGGCAACTACTGGAAGAGTACGAGCTGCGAGCCATGGAATCTCTGGTGCTCTTCTGGCGGGCCGGGGGTGTCAACCTTGCCCTCGCGGAGCCGCTTGTGGAGCTCTGCGCGTCTCACGCCAACTACACCTCGCTGTCTACCCTCCAGGGACACGGGTGGCATCTGGCTCTCGCGTTGCGCCTCCTCGAAAATACTTACCGGCCACTGGAGAGCGACGAGAACTCCACCATGGCGGATTTTTCGTCTCAGTTCTTGAGGACGCGGACGCGCTGGGAAACGCTCGGCATATTCTTATCCGCCGTGCTGCGGGCCACGATGGACATACCGTGTTTCCCCTCGCTCTATACGACCGAAAGCGCCAAGCGCGGCTTTCGCAACGTCCTGATGCGGCTCATCACGTGTGCGCTCGACATTTGCCTGTCGCTGGACTGCCTCAACGACATACAGCTCATCTTTCAGTATGAGAACTTTATCATCCACTCCTTTATGAACGGCGACCAGA GTTACCATCTCTGGCGCAGGCTGGGTGACGTTATCTCGACGACGTTTGCGATCGGTTATCACGAGAGCGTGGAGAGCAGGCCGCATACGCCACCGTTCCTCGTGGAGCTGCGGAAGACGGCGTTCGCGCGCATATACTCGGCCGATAAGAACATTTCGCTGTTCCTCGGCAGGCCCCTGCGCATGAGCAAGCGCTTCTGCCAGTTTCAGATCCCAGACACCCCCCCACGGGGCCCAGACGGAACGAGCGCTGTCCATGAGTGGAACGAAGACTCGGCAATGAGCTACAGGGCCGAGACGCGCTGGTCAGCCCTGTGCGCCTCCATCAAGGAAGAGATAATGGAGCTCCTGTTCGATCGCAGCCGCGTCGACAGCCTAGCCAAAGTCAA CGCCCTCCAGGCAGTCGCAGATACCCAGTGGGCTGCCCTACCGGCCTCGTTTCGCGCATGGGACGCCGAGGGgcacaaggccgccgagagccCGTTTGCGCGTGACTTCATGATAAGCGTGCGGCTCAACCACCTCCACATCTGCTTCCTGCTCCGGCGCGTCCTGCTGAGCCGCGTGACGGAGCCCGATGGGTCCATCCTGGCGGTGGCTCAGGAGATGCTGCGGCTAGTCGTAGGGGCTATTCTGttgcgcgacgagcttgccAACTCTGGCACGACGCTTGGCTGGAAG ATTGCACACTAcgggctgcctgccgccgggATGATACTCGTAGCGGCGCTGGCAGCGCAGCCGGCCGTTCCCGAGTGCTTCCAAGAGTCGTATCCGAGGATCGTGCAGGACCTGAGCGTGCTGGGCGCCGAGCTTGAGCGGGGAACTATTGTGAAGCCCCAGGATCCCAATTACGCTCTTCTGTCCAAGGCCACGCAGGCGATCCACAAGTTCCTCGACTTTATACAtggcagcagtagtagcagcgccagcaccggcagcaacGGACGGAGAGAACTGCACGCTGCACTGGCGCAGGTGCCGGGACCGGGACCGGTCGAGGACGTTTCGTGGTTTCCGCCGCAGCTGGGGCAGGATCTATGGGATTCTGAGATTGGCTTCTGGCAGGGGCTCGTTGAGCATCCCTCGTTGTTGAATCAATACCTCGCGTCGCCAGGTTAA
- a CDS encoding Pyruvate decarboxylase (COG:E~COG:H~EggNog:ENOG503P1B9): protein MASTIQLADYLFLRLRQLGVGAIHGVPGDYNLTLLDHVEPSGLRWVGNANEFNAGYAADGYARIKGLGALVTTFGVGELSAINAIAGAYTERAAVVHIVGTPPRAAQDSRLLIHHTFNDGEYGRFAQMHAHVTVAQTRLRDPRMAPRQIDEVLRQCLLYSRPVYIEMPVDLVAALVPDETLRVPLIRHEVEELVAADDLIPGLDQVLDEILRRIETAKQPVILVDGEIRPMGIVGEVQQVVDMTGWPTWTSTFGKGLLNETISNFHGVYQGSYGSPAVHAFVQEADLVLFFGPHLSSTNTYAFSSIPPAEATISFTDTEVKMGAKTFRDVPARVITSLLVQRLGHSSTSSSSLPTTTTTTMWKRYDPYPDLPRDYSLSLTDGFVDDTATSHLTQDKLWRVLANFLCPGDIVLGETGTAGYGVREMPLPRHVRVFAPVTWLSIGYMLPGAQGAALAQRELAEESSSSSSSLESSAAARYSGLGGVDDAARTVLFIGDGSFQMTAQELATIIRLRLNVVIFLINNDGYTIERCIHGRRQGYNDVSPWRYLQAPSFFGAGQEEEEGGAYTCRASTWAELREILNDDRVADGRGLRMIELMVGREDAPQGLLRDLLEKQKARSES from the coding sequence atggcgtcgacaATCCAGCTGGCCGACTACCTgttcctccgcctccgccaactcggcgtcggcgccatcCACGGCGTGCCGGGCGACTACAACCTCACTCTGCTGGACCACGTCGAGCCCTCGGGCCTGCGGTGGGTAGGCAACGCCAACGAGTTCAACGCCGGCTACGCGGCCGACGGGTACGCGCGCATCAAGGGCCTGGGCGCCCTCGTCACCAcctttggcgtcggcgagctgtccgccatcaacgccatcgcggGCGCCTACACggagcgcgccgccgtcgtgcaCATCGTCGGCACGcccccccgcgcggcgcaggaCTCGCGCCTCCTGATCCACCATACCTTCAACGACGGCGAGTACGGGCGCTTCGCGCAGATGCACGCGCacgtcaccgtcgcccaGACGCGGCTCCGGGACCCGCGGATGGCCCCGCGGCAGAtcgacgaggtgctgcgGCAGTGTCTTTTGTATAGTCGTCCGGTGTACATTGAGATGCCTGTTGActtggtggcggcgttggtgccGGACGAGACGCTACGGGTGCCGTTGATTCGACATGAAGTAGAGGAGCTCGTAGCGGCCGACGACCTGATCCCGGGCCTAGACCAAGTCCTCGACGAAATCTTGCGTAGGATCGAGACTGCGAAACAGCCCGTCATTCTCGTCGATGGAGAGATACGCCCGatgggcatcgtcggcgaggtgcaGCAAGTCGTCGACATGACGGGCTGGCCGACCTGGACGAGCACGTTTGGCAAAGGCCTGCTCAACGAGACGATCTCAAACTTCCACGGCGTCTACCAGGGCAGCTACGGCTCGCCTGCCGTACACGCTTTCGTGCAAGAGGCCGATCTGGTTCTGTTCTTCGGCCCTCACCTCAGCTCGACAAACACCTACGCCTTCTCTAGCATCCCACCCGCCGAAGCCACCATCTCCTTCACCGACACCGAGGTCAAGATGGGCGCCAAGACGTTCCGGGACGTGCCCGCCAGGGTAATTACCTCGCTGCTGGTGCAGAGGCTGGGCCATTCTTctacttcttcttcttcgctgccaacgacgacgacgacgacgatgtggaAGCGCTACGACCCGTATCCCGACTTGCCTCGCGACTACAGCCTCTCCCTGACGGATGGCTTtgtcgacgacaccgccACCAGCCATCTCACCCAGGACAAGCTTTGGCGCGTGCTGGCCAACTTCCTCTGCCCTGGGGATATTGTGCTCGGCGAGACAGGCACGGCGGGCTACGGCGTCCGGgagatgccgctgccgcgccacGTCCGCGTCTTCGCGCCCGTTACATGGCTCTCCATCGGTTACATGCTGCCGGGCGCGCAAGGGGCCGCTCTCGCGCAGCGCGAACTCGCCGAGGAGtcttcatcctcatcctcgtcgttggagtcgtcggcggctgcgcggtactctggcctgggcggcgtcgacgatgccgcccgcaCGGTGCTCTTCATCGGAGACGGGAGCTTCCAGATgacggcgcaggagctcgcGACCATCATCCGTCTCCGCCTCAACGTCGTCATCTTCCTGATCAACAACGACGGCTACACCATCGAGCGGTGCATccacgggcgccggcaggGGTACAACGACGTGTCGCCCTGGAGGTACCTACAAGCCCCCAGCTtcttcggcgccgggcaggaggaggaggagggaggcgcTTACACGTGTCGGGCCAGCACGTGGGCTGAGCTGCGAGAGATCCTCAACGACGATAGAGTCGCCGATGGACGGGGGCTGAGGATGATTGAGCTCATGGTCGGGCGCGAGGATGCGCCGcaggggctgctgcgggacTTGCTTGAAAAGCAGAAGGCGCGGAGTGAGTCGTGA
- a CDS encoding uncharacterized protein (SECRETED:SignalP(1-16~SECRETED:cutsite=VMG-HF~SECRETED:prob=0.5042)~EggNog:ENOG503P2XT) produces the protein MLLWLLLGLFISFVMGHFVPSLLIRRLQGMERPRPDGDDDEQGDDDDGSGGERRADDLPASPANKTPANNDRYHPTPIDIAVTRIMLARSKRLPPDLVDAIFDYAEYWAHSTNAINFTTEHQDHLRISSSSQVETKFLLRSFPLGLTGIAADKALVEELAYDTNEAKPRPLAKEHEPAYFARLANYPTPRLARPCRRIVFSIRGKDQGWVSQPDSQGTFDASWTWYEAGLERFDADQDCDSKCTYDVRRESPKSTAMPLPVCGLRSLKPTIKSNPEDDDYTYDHPLLHQDPFVIQKNRTAAREFDDHVVTWSYLDDAKPDSDAGKALAEQGRGRATGDGAFVRDLRLGDVVTVWGMARFAGWVNNVESVKIDLYWAV, from the exons ATGCTCCTCTggcttctcctcggcctcttcaTCTCCTTCGTCATGGGGCATTTTGTCCCGAGCTTGCTCATCCGGCGGCTGCAGGGCATGGAGCGACCCCGGcccgacggcgatgacgacgagcaaggcgacgacgacgacggcagcggtggcgagcgccgcgccgacgacctgcccgcctcgcccgccaacaAGACGCCCGCCAACAACGACCGCTACCACCCCACGCccatcgacatcgccgtCACCCGCATTATGCTCGCCCGCAGCaagcgcctgccgcccgacctcgtcgacgccatcttcGACTACGCCGAGTACTGGGCGCACTCGACCAACGCCATCAACTTCACGACGGAGCACCAGGACCACCTCCGCATAAGCAGCTCGAGCCAAGTCGAAACCAAGTTTCTG CTTCGCTCGTTTCCGCTTGGCCTCACGGGCATCGCGGCCGacaaggccctcgtcgaggagctcgcgtACGATACCAACGAGGCGAAACCACGGCCGCTCGCCAAGGAGCATGAGCCGGCGTACTTTGCGAGGCTGGCCAACTATCCCACCCCGAGGCTGGCCCGGCCGTGCCGCAGGATTGTCTTTTCCATCCGTGGCAAGGACCAGGGCTGGGTCAGCCAACCCGACTCGCAGGGCACGTTTGACGCCTCATGGACGTGGTATGAGGCTGGCCTGGAGCGTTTTGACGCAGACCAGGACT GTGACTCCAAATGCACATACGATGTCCGTCGCGAATCTCCcaagtcgacggcgatgccgctTCCGGTGTGCGGCCTGCGGTCCCTCAAGCCGACCATCAAGAGCAACCCCGAGGATGATGACTACACGTACGACCATCCGCTGCTGCACCAGGACCCGTTCGTCATCCAAAAGAaccgcaccgccgcgcgAGAGTTCGACGACCACGTCGTCACGTGGTCGTacctcgacgatgccaagCCCGACTCGGACGCAGGCAAGGCCCTGGCGGAACaggggcgcggccgggccaccggcgacggcgcgttCGTGCGCGACCTGAggctcggcgacgtggtcACGGTCTGGGGCATGGCGAGGTTCGCAGGGTGGGTGAACAATGTTGAGTCGGTCAAGATAGACTTGTACTGGGCTGTGTGA
- a CDS encoding uncharacterized protein (COG:L~EggNog:ENOG503P0BG) — protein sequence MIPVIRSGWCRSKQTRTPSAYPVIAQSNRSCHSTPRSHTMSASTALDTLPISLPEGLGRDELQSFKPFKSWIETLNNSLSLQSQKAHPFHADPYALRSVTVQSFDRFGGSRLGFIKLSATVSNSASETLPAAALLRGPSVAMLVMLVPDDLPASSDERYAVLTVQPRVPAGSLSFVELPAGMVDDAGSFKGAAAKEMEEELGITIHEDELVCLSELAAIPEADGINEGLPSAMYPSAGGCDEHITIYSYERRIPRHQLREWSGRLTGLRDHGEKITLKVVPMKDLWWEGARDAKALAALALWEGLRREGKV from the exons ATGATTCCCGTCATCAGAAGCGGTTGGTGCCGAAGCAAACAGACACGAACACCCAGCGCATATCCCGTCATCGCACAGTCAAATCGATCTTGTCACAGCACTCCACGCTCCCACACAATGAGCGCCTCAACCGCACTCGACACTCTGCCCATCTCCCTTCCAGAAGGGCTGGGCAGGGATGAGCTTCAATCCTTCAAGCCCTTCAAG AGCTGGATAGAAACGCTCAACAACTCCCTCTCCCTTCAGTCCCAAAAGGCCCACCCCTTTCACGCAGACCCGTACGCGTTGCGCTCCGTGACCGTGCAGTCGTTCGACCGCTTTGGAGGCTCCCGCCTGGGCTTCATCAAGCTCTCGGCGACCGTCTCCAACTCCGCCTCAGAGACcctcccggcggccgccctccTGCGTGGCCccagcgtcgccatgctcGTGATGCTGGTCCCCGACGACCTTCCGGCGTCCTCGGACGAGCGCTATGCCGTCTTGACCGTGCAGCCGCGAGTCCCCGCGGGCAGCTTGAGCTTCGTTgagctgccggccggcatgGTTGATGACGCGGGAAGCTTCAagggcgcggccgccaaggagatggaggaggagctgggcaTCACAAtccacgaggacgagctggtgTGCCTGAGCGAGCTGGCGGCAATTCCAGAGGCGGATGGTATCAACGAAGGGCTTCCATCGGCAATGTACCCCAGCGCAGGAGGATGCGACGAGCACATCACCATATACAGCTACGAGCGACGAATCCCGCGACACCAACTGCGCGAATGGAGCGGACGTCTGACAGGGCTGCGCGATCACGGGGAGAAGATTACCCTCAAAGTCGTTCCAATGAAGGACCTGTGGTGGGAAGGGGCACGAGATGCCAAGGCACTTGCGGCGCTTGCGTTGTGGGAAGGGTTGCGGCGGGAGGGCAAGGTCTAG